The Streptomyces sp. HUAS MG91 sequence TGACGACGAAGGCCCCGGAACCTCATCGGTTCCGGGGCCTTCGTCGTCGTACGGGCTCAGATCTCGTACGTCCTGCCGGGTGCGGCCAGCTCCACGGGGCCGTCGTACACCGCGCGCGCGTCCGTCAGGTTCACCTGCGGGTCGGTCCACGGCGGGATGTGGGTGAGGACCAGCTTGCGGGCACCGGCGCGCTGCGCGGCCTCGCCCGCCTCCACGCCGTTGAGGTGCAGGGCCGGGATGTTCTCCTTGCCGTGCGTGAACGCGGCCTCGCACAGGAACAGGTCGCTGTCCGCGGCCAGTTCGTCCAGCGCCTCGCACGGGCCGGTGTCCCCCGAGTACGTCAGGGAGCGGCCGCCGTGCTCGACGCGGATCGCGTACGACTCGACCGGGTGGCAGACCTTCTCCATCCGTACGGAGAACGGCCCGATGTCGTACGAGCCCGGCTTCACGGTGTGGAAGTCGAAGACCTCGCTGAACGCGGAGGCGGAGGGGGTGTCGGCGTGCGCGGTGGTCAGGCGCTGCTCGGTGCCCTCGGGGCCGTACACGGGCATCGGGGCGCAACGGCCGCCCTCGTGGCGGTAGTAGCGCACCACGAAGTAGGCGCACATGTCGATGCAGTGGTCCGCGTGCAGATGACTGAGGAAGATCGCGTCCAGGTCGTACAGACCGATGTGGCGCTGCAGCTCGCCCAGGGCGCCATTGCCCATGTCGAGGAGCAGCCGGAAGCCGTCGGCCTCTACGAGGTAGCTCGAGCAGGCCGATTCCGCGGACGGGAACGACCCTGAGCAGCCGACGACGGTGAGCTTCATAGGAGCTGGAACCTCCGCGCTGGCGGTCGGGATGCGGGGGTGGAACCTGTGGATTCTTTCGAGCGTAAGGCGCAAAAGCGCGGGTGGCTCCTCCGTCACCGGCTGTTGTGGGCGAACTCACCTGCTGTGTCACCGGTTCGGGGGGCGCTCGGGCGCGGGGTGATCCGGC is a genomic window containing:
- a CDS encoding MBL fold metallo-hydrolase encodes the protein MKLTVVGCSGSFPSAESACSSYLVEADGFRLLLDMGNGALGELQRHIGLYDLDAIFLSHLHADHCIDMCAYFVVRYYRHEGGRCAPMPVYGPEGTEQRLTTAHADTPSASAFSEVFDFHTVKPGSYDIGPFSVRMEKVCHPVESYAIRVEHGGRSLTYSGDTGPCEALDELAADSDLFLCEAAFTHGKENIPALHLNGVEAGEAAQRAGARKLVLTHIPPWTDPQVNLTDARAVYDGPVELAAPGRTYEI